The genomic stretch GCCGTCAAAAACGGTGCCGGCCAGGGTCACGCTGTAGCCGATCGCGGCGATGAGGAAAGACCGGCGGTCGATCACAATGGCCACCAGGGCAAAACCCAGCAGCACCGCAACAAGTGTCATCTGGGCGCTGGAGGTGCCGCTTTCCAGCAGGCTGAGCGCGATAGTATTGACCAGTGCGGGGGCGGCAACAACATGCAGCCAGAACCCCTGTGCCGCGCGGCGGGTGACACGATGAGGATCGCTGAGGTCAAACAGCATCGCCACCGCAAAGACGGCAATCCCAACGGCCAGTGTCACCCAGGCAAAGGGACCAGAGGCGGAAAACAGGAAGAAGTCGCTGATCCCCTCTGGGCGGCCCGCTTGTTCTGCTGCCACCAACAGGGTCAGCGCAAAGACGCCAAGGGCAATCAGCGCCATGGCAAAGGGCACGCGGAAACGCAGCCAGAACAGCGCCACCGCAGCAGTGGTCAGCGCCATTGGCAGCGGCAGGCTGGAAAGATCGTTCTGCGCCACCATAAAGGGCTCGGAAAAGAAGGCGGTGATTCCGGTCCCGGCATTTGCAGCCCATAAAAGAGACAGGGCAATGGCCGGGGCGATCATGCGGCGACGGCGGATAAAATACTCGGCAAAGACCCACAGCACCACGGCCCCCAGCGCCGCAGAGGAGATGGTTTTCTCGACATACCCCCCCAAAGAGCCAGCGATATAGGCAGCGGTGACCGCTGCCCAGCCCGAAGCCAGAATGAGCATACCGATGACGATGAATATCTCGTTGAACCCTTTGAACAGCTCAAAGGGTTCATCACCCGGTGCCAGGTTTTCGCGCGCACCACGCCGGCTATGGGACATCGCCAGCAATGAGGCCGCCTGGGCCTCGCTGATCAGGCCAGATCCAACGGCGGCGCGAATGTCGTTCTGGTCGATCTGGCTCACATCAACTCTCCGAGGTGGTTTTATCTGTGCCAGTTTCGGCAGCGATGCTTTCGACGGTCAGTTGCCCATTTGTATAGACGCAGATATCAGCGGCAATCGCCATGGCGTCGCGGGCAATGGCTTCGGCGTTGCGGTCACTGTCCATCATACCACGCGCAGCAGCGAGGGCAAAATTCCCGCCCGAGCCAATAGCGGCCACATTATTCTCTGGCTCTAGCACATCCCCTGCCCCGGTGATCACCAAAAGCTCGGTTCCGTCGGTGACAATCAGCATGGCTTCGAGTTTTTGCAGGTATTTATCGGTGCGCCAGTCCTTGGCCAGTTCAACACTGGCCCGCGCCAGCTGACCCGGCGAGGCTTCCAACTTGGCTTCCAGCCGTTCCAGCAGGGTAAAGGCATCTGCGGTGGATCCGGCAAAGCCAACGACAACGTCAAATCCTCCTGGGGACAGACGACGCACCTTGCGGGCGGTGCCTTTGATCACGGTCTGCCCCAGCGAGACCTGGCCATCGCCGGCAACAACCACTTCATCACCCTTTTTGACACCAATAATGGTGGTTCCGTGCCAGCCGGGAAATTGATCATCTGCCATTTATGCCTCCAGTTTTGTTGCCTTCTATATGGATCCATCTCCGATCCGGTACAAGGCTCGGTCGGGGCGGCCTGTTTTTCCGGCTTTCAGCATGACGCCTAAAGAGGGCGTTAATAAATTGCTTACTTGCTATGCACAGAACGCAAATCAGGGCTGTTTAATGGGCAATTGTAGGACTCAGTAAGCCCTCCTACATGGGGCGTAGAAACAGACAACACGAACACACACGAATTTAAAGGACTAGTGCAATGACGACCGCAAACCTCCATGCGCCGCTGGGCGCAGTCTCCGTTCTTCGTTTGGTTGACGGAATCATGAATTTCAAAACCAACCTGGTTGAGTGGAATGAATCCCGGCAGACCCGCAAAGCGCTGTCGCAGCTCTCTCCGGCACAGCTGGAAGACATCGGCGTGACCCGCGCGGATATCGACAAACTGTGAGACCGACAGACCGGGTGCAGAAGCACCAGACGCGATAAGCCGCTCCAGTTTGGGGCGGCTTTGTCTTTTTCAGGAGCTGAGCTTGTAGCTGGCAGACTGATCCGGCAACCAGGCCTCAATCGCGGCCGTGGCCACCACATGCACCCCATCGGACGCGGGGTCAGTGACATTCAAGCCGCCTTTGACAGCCCGCACTGTGGCGCGTCCGCGTGGCAGATCCTGTGCCACAAGATCACAATCCACCTGCGCCGGCTCCTGCACCGCAATGGTGACATCAACCCGCATCTCGCCATGATCAATGCCCAGCTTGGAAAACAGCGTGATCGAGGAATGGTGCAAGGCATCCTGCACCGCACGGCGCGCTGCCTTGGTGTAGTCCTGACCATATAGATCGTTGCCGGTGCCCATTTCTAAAATGATACGTTTTTCGCTCATGACTGGCGCTCCATATCAAAGGAAACAATGACTGCAGCATTGGCAATGATGGTCACGCCCGCGCCATCAGGTTTTGCCACGTCCAATCCGCCCTTTGTCACCGTGATATTGGGTTGGCCATAGGGAAAGATTGCTTTCAACGCCGCCACATCCACCAGTTCCGGTTTTGCCAGACCAATTTCCGCATCAATGATCATGGCTTCTTTGGGGAAATCAAACAGCTCTGCGATGCTTACCGAATTATGCCACAGCGCATCCTTGATCGCGCGCTTTGCTGCCTCGGTGTAATCCTGCCGTCTGAGCGAGCTGCCCATTCCGAATTCCACCAATACTCTTGTCTTGGCCATGGCTGTCTCCCAGTCGTTTTCTTCCGCCACTCTCCGCGCCACGGCCCAAAAGAAAACCCCATATCTTCATTTGGCCAAAAATATCCCTGGGGAGCCACCTGCGGCGACGGGGGCAAGCCCCCCTGCCTGACGAATGCGCACAACGATCTGGCCAGATCAGCGAGCTCAGGCAACGGCCCGCATCATATGGCCCGCATCATATCGCGAATTTTTGCCGCCTTTTCAAAATGGTCCAGCTGATGGTCCCGAATCCACCAGGTTGCCACCTGCATCAACAGCTCAGGGTCATCGTTTTTGTTCTTGAAAAAGGCGTAAAAGGACAGACCAACGCCCTCCCCTTTCTTGGCGATTTTGTCGCTGCAGGTGGTAATGGCCTTTTGGCGAAATTCCGGTGTCATAAAACTGTCCTTGAAATGAAAAAGACGCCCCCACCCGGGGACGTCTTTCGAAAATTCTGTGCGGATCGGATCAGATGGACTCGTTGATCCAGCTCTGCAGCGCGGCCTTGGGGGCGGCGCCGGCACGGTTCGATACAACCTGGCCATCCTTAAAGATAAACAGCGCCGGAATGCCGCGCACGCCCATGGCAGCTGCGGAGTTCGGGTTGCTGTCCACATCCACTTTGACGACTTTTACCTTGTCGCCATACTCTGCCGCCAGCTCTTCCAGAGCGGGGCCGATCTGTTTGCAAGGACCACACCATTCGGCCCAGAAGTCCACCACAACGGGGACTGCGGAATTCTTGACTTCGGCGTCAAATGTTTCGTCGGTGACGGCTACGGTGGACATGGGAATGTCTCCTGAGATCTATGGCAACTGGAGTTGGAACCTAGGTAGAGCGTAACAGATCGTCAAGGTTCCAACACCTCCTTGAGCGCATCTGTCACAAGATCGTGCGGCAGGCTCATCAGGCTGGCGGTGCGGGTCCACAAAAGCGCAGTCTCAATCTGGCGGCCGGGGTAGATCTGCGACAGGGCATGGCCATAGGCCGCCATCTGTCGCAACAGGCCCTTGGGGCAGTGTCGCGCGCTTTCTGGAATCTGCGCATTGGATTTGAAATCCACCGCCAACACCCTCTCGGGCGTCACGATCAGCCGGTCAATGATACCATAAAGGCGCTGCTCTCCCAGCTGGGCTGTGATCGGCACCTCTGCCAGGGTCTCAGGGGCAAAAATGGACGCCAGCGCCGGGTTTTCCAGAACCGCGCTTGCCTCAGACAAAAGCTCTTGCCGATCAGCGGCTTCCGGCAGCAGGCGCTTGGCCAGGGTCTGCCAGTCGGCACGGGGCGTTTGCGGCAAATACTCCAGCAGCAGATGCAGCCTGCTGCCACGTGCCATGGCTTCTTCCTCGTCCAGCCCCTGATCCCCGGGCAAGGCCTTGGCGCCACCTAGGTCGGAAGGTTTGAGCGTCTGCGCAGGCGGCAGATAGCCGGGCGCTGGTCGGGTAAAGACCTCGGGCAACACTGACGTGGATTTTTCGGCCACCTCTCGGGCGACAAAATCCAGCCCGTCCCAGTCGCCATGGGCCAGCCGCAGGCCCTCGCCGCCGGGCAGATCGCAGGCCGTGGCCCCGCCCTCACGCATCGCCGTCTCGACCCGCTGATACCAGCTGTCGCCCTCTTTCGACAGCGTTCCGGCTGTGGCGACGATCAGCCATTTCTCGGCGCGGGTCAGCGCCACATAGAGCAGTCTGAGCCGTTCGTTCTGCTGCTTTTCCTGCGCCGCCTCGCGGGCGGAAAACAACAGTTCCGGCATCTGATCCTTGGGCAATTTCCATACAGGGGTGCCATTCGCCACCATGATTTCCGCATCACTGGGGGCGTTGCGTTTGGCGGTATCGGGCAGGATCACAATTGGCGCTTCCAATCCTTTGGAGCCATGTACCGACATCACCCGGATCATATCACCCGAGGCCCCCATCTGGCGTTTGATTTCCAGATCATCGGTCTGCATCCAGACCAGAAACCCGGTGAGGCTGGGAATATCGGAGCGTTCATAGGCCAGCGCCTGAGACAGCAGCGCATTGATGCCATCCTCGGCCTCAGGTCCCAATCGGCCCAGCAATTTCTGCCGCCCCTGGTGGCGGGTCAGGATGCGTTCGATCAGATCAAAGGGCCGCAGGAAATCGGTCTGATCGCGCAGGTCATCCAGCACCGCCAGGGTGTCTGGAAACTCTTGGCGCCGGTCGCGCAGGGCCGGCCACAGATGTTTGCCGCTGCGGCGGTGGGCCAGATCAAACAGCATCTGTTCGGACCAGCCAAACAGCGGCGACTTCAACACTTCGGCCAGGGCCAGCGAATCCTCTGGTGTCGCCAAAAAAGACAAGAGCGCGGCGATGTCTTTGACTGCCAGTTCTGCCCCGACTTTGAGCCGGTCGGCGCCGGCAATGGGCAGCTCGGCATTCTTGCAGGCGCGGATAATTTCGGAAAACAGCTCAGACCGGCGTTGCACCAGAATAAGAAAATCACCCGCATGGACCGGACGGCGCTGAAAGCTGCCCCGTTGTGGGCCATCCTCGGGGATGGTCACGCCGCTGTCGATCATTTCCTTGATCTGGCCGGCAATGCGTTCCGCCAGAATAACCGTGTGATGGCGGCTGCCGGGGCGATCCACCGGGTCGGTCCAATCACTGTCATCGTCGTCGTCGGTTTTGTCCACGGCAGGCCACAGGTCCACCCGGCCAGGCAGGTCAGATTTAAAGGCACGGTGCAGGGCGTCGCTGTGGAACCCGGCGCGCGGGCTGTCCTTGAACACCAGATCCACCAGCCGCAGGATCGCGGCAGAGGAGCGGAAGGAAAACTCCAGGGCGGCATTTTGCAGGTTTGAGCCGGATTCGGACAGGCGATTGGCAAATTCCACCTGCATCCGGTCAAAGGCATCCGGGTCAGCGCCCTGAAAGGAATAGATCGACTGCTTCTTGTCGCCGACCACAAAGATCGTTCGCTCCACGTCCGATCTCGCGCCGATCCCGGCGGTGAATTCCTGCGCCAGCTTTTCGATCACGTCCCATTGAACCGGGCTGGTGTCCTGGGCCTCATCTACCAGAATATGGTCGATGCCCCCGTCCAGGCGATACAGCACCCAGGCGGCCACCGCCGGATCGTTCAACAACTGGCGGGCGTTGAGGATCAGGTCATCAAAGTCGAGCCAGCCACGCTGCTGTTTGCGCGCCTCATATTCCGGCAGGAAGGCCTGGGCAAACTGATGCAGGTCGTGGGATTTTCGCGCCGCCACCAAGGCCAGCCGTTTGGCGCGGGCGTCTTCCACCCGCAGCATCAGCGGCTCTAGCTGATCCATCAGGCTGACATTTGCTTCGCGCAGCTTCTTGGTGGGGAATTTGCCAATCTTGGCTGTAAACGGCTCAGCGGCGCCGGCCCCTGTCAGAAAGATGTCTTCCAGTGTGGCCAGATCACCCAGTGTCGGGGTGGTGATCCCCGCCAGTTTGGCGGCGGCGCGTTGATCTGTGGTGCCGCCGGTTTCCAACATGGCGCGGGTGCGCGACAGCAGCTCTGCCTCGCCGCCCAGATACACCAGCGCCTCCAGCGCGGCCGGATCAAACCCATCGGTAAGATCAAACCGGGCCAGCAATGCAGACCAATCCAGCTTTGTTTCAAACTCGGCGCGGCGCTGACACAGGGCGGCGGTGAGGTCCTCAAAATCGCTGCCGCCAACATGGCGTGCCAGCGGTTCTACCAGATGCGCCAGATCGCCCTTGGCCAGGTCCTCGACAATCTCGGCCCGCAACAGGGATGCGGCGCGGTCTTCCATCTCGGAAAACTGCGGGCTGACCCCGGCCTCCAGCGGGAAACGCCGCAGCAGGGAGGAACAAAACGAATGGATGGTCTGGATCTTCAGCCCACCCGGGGTTTCAATCGCGCGGGCAAACAGGGTGCGCGCCTGGGCCAGATCCTCAGAAGCTGTATTGGTTTCCCCCAACTCGCTGAGCGCAGCGGTGAGCTGATCATCGCGCAGCATTGCCCATTCCCCCAGTCGCTGAAACAGACGGTTCTGCATCTCGCTGGCGGCGGCCTTGGTATAGGTGAGGCAAAGAATATGCTGTGGCTGCACACCTTTGAGCAGTAGCCGCGCCACCCGGTCCGTCAGAACCTTGGTCTTGCCCGAGCCGGCATTGGCCGCCAGCCAGGTGGAGGCGTCAGGCCGGGCGGCGCGAAACTGCGCCTCAGAGGCGGCATCGCGGTGTTTTGGGGCACTGCTGCTCATGTCAGATCCTCGGGTTCGGGCATGGCGCTGCGGTCCCATTCGCCAAACCGGGCCAGGTGGTCATAATCGCCTGCAATGTCATCCCGGTGCACCATGCGGCGGCTGGAATAGCCCTGGTCCTGTTCAAAATAGGCACCGATCAACTGTTTCAACTCTTCCCAGATCTTGGCCGGGGGCTGATCCTGTAGCGGCGCGGGCACTTCTTTCAGGGTGCTGCCCAGCCCGATAAAGGCGGCGCGGGCGACCTCGGCGGGGCCGATCTCCTTGAAGGCGCCTTCTTCGGCCATGGCGGCCTCGATCAGCAGCTGTTTTTCAAACTTCTTTTGTTGCGCTTCCGAGGGGGGGGCGCCGGTTTTGTAGTCATAAAGATGCAAAAAGCCGCGATCGTCCTGATCAATGCGGTCAGCGCGACAGGCGATGGTGAAATCAAAAGGCTGCAACCGGGCCTCGCCCAGGGCTTCCAGTTTTAGGGGTTTGCCGCGGGACTGTCGGTTTTGCTCCGCCAGGATGAAATCCCCTGCCAGGCGCTGGATCCGGCTGAGCCACAACATCCGCGCCACCGGCCAGGGCACATCCCGCTCCAGCAGGCTGCGGGCGGTTTCAATCAGGTTTTCAGGGGTCAGGCGGCTGGGGTCTTCCAGGCTGTCACGAATGAACACCTCAAAGATTTCATGCACCACGATGCCACGCAGCAGGGCATCTGGTTCCTGCACCAGCGGGTTCAAAGGCTTTAGGCGCAGCACGTGTTTGGCGTAGATCGCATAAGGGTCACGGATCAGGCGTGGGATTTCGGTGATGGTCAGCCGACGCGGGCGGCTGGCAACGGGCGGGCGCGGGGAGGGGCGTGGGGCACTTGGCAACTCGGTTGGTTGTTCCAAAGCCTCTGCCCAGCCTAGCCATTCCTGCCCACGTTGCCGCATCGCATCCAGGGCCGCTTTCCCGCCCTGATCCGGCAGCCCGGAGAGCAGGTTTGTCAGGCGGTTGAGCCAACGGGAGGCCACTGTGTCGGCCTCATCCGAGCGGGCGGCGCGGGTCAGCCAGACCTCGGGTGCGGCAATGGCCTGCTGGAAATCATGCGCCGACAGGCCAATACGGCGTTCGGGCAGCAGCAATCCGGCCTGATGGCGCAGCTGTCGGTTCAGCCAAGGATCGGGTTTGGCCGCTTCCGGCCAGCTGCCCTCATTCAGGCCGCCCAGAATCACTAGATCGGCGCCCTGCACACGGGCCTCCAGCGTGCCCCAGATCATGATAGATCCATAGGGCGCGTCGCGGTCCCGGACCTCTCCTTGAGACAGGATGGCGGACAAAAGGTCGGCAAAATCACGGGCTGACATCGCACCACCATATGCGGCCTCAGCCTCCAGATTGGAAAAGACCGCGCGCGCCTCTTGCCCGGCTTTTTTATCCCACAGGGTGCCGCATTCCCCCTCTGCCAGCACCTGACTGCCGGCGGCAATGGCCTCGGCGCGGGTGCGCAGCAGCGCCACCCAATCGGTCAAATGCAGTGTTTTGGCGACCTGCTGGTCGGCAAAGTTTTGCGACAGCCACTCCGTCCAACCGGGCGTCAGGGCGCGGTCCGTCCCAAAGGCTTCAAAGCTTGCCGCATCGGGAAAGGGCGGGCCATTGCGGCGCAGGTCCAGCTCAAAATCACGGGTGTGGCGCAGATGTTCGCCGCGCGCCGCAGCGGCGCTGGCGCCATCATGGGTGAGCGGATGTTTCAGCAGCGTGAGCAATGCATCCGCCGTGAGCGGCCGGCAAAACAGCTCTGCCACGTGGCGCAGGAAACGCCCCGGAGGCGTCAGCTGTAGCGGCAGGCCGGCGGAATCATCGGGCAAGATGCCCCAGCGATCCAATGCGGCGGACACCAGCCGGGTGAGCATACGATCCGGCGAGATCAGCGCGGCGGTTTTGCCGTCCTCGGCGGCCTG from Phaeobacter sp. G2 encodes the following:
- the hslV gene encoding ATP-dependent protease subunit HslV gives rise to the protein MADDQFPGWHGTTIIGVKKGDEVVVAGDGQVSLGQTVIKGTARKVRRLSPGGFDVVVGFAGSTADAFTLLERLEAKLEASPGQLARASVELAKDWRTDKYLQKLEAMLIVTDGTELLVITGAGDVLEPENNVAAIGSGGNFALAAARGMMDSDRNAEAIARDAMAIAADICVYTNGQLTVESIAAETGTDKTTSES
- a CDS encoding DUF1127 domain-containing protein codes for the protein MTTANLHAPLGAVSVLRLVDGIMNFKTNLVEWNESRQTRKALSQLSPAQLEDIGVTRADIDKL
- a CDS encoding Lin0512 family protein, producing the protein MSEKRIILEMGTGNDLYGQDYTKAARRAVQDALHHSSITLFSKLGIDHGEMRVDVTIAVQEPAQVDCDLVAQDLPRGRATVRAVKGGLNVTDPASDGVHVVATAAIEAWLPDQSASYKLSS
- a CDS encoding Lin0512 family protein, producing the protein MAKTRVLVEFGMGSSLRRQDYTEAAKRAIKDALWHNSVSIAELFDFPKEAMIIDAEIGLAKPELVDVAALKAIFPYGQPNITVTKGGLDVAKPDGAGVTIIANAAVIVSFDMERQS
- a CDS encoding DUF6500 family protein, coding for MTPEFRQKAITTCSDKIAKKGEGVGLSFYAFFKNKNDDPELLMQVATWWIRDHQLDHFEKAAKIRDMMRAI
- the trxA gene encoding thioredoxin, with the protein product MSTVAVTDETFDAEVKNSAVPVVVDFWAEWCGPCKQIGPALEELAAEYGDKVKVVKVDVDSNPNSAAAMGVRGIPALFIFKDGQVVSNRAGAAPKAALQSWINESI
- the addA gene encoding double-strand break repair helicase AddA — protein: MSSSAPKHRDAASEAQFRAARPDASTWLAANAGSGKTKVLTDRVARLLLKGVQPQHILCLTYTKAAASEMQNRLFQRLGEWAMLRDDQLTAALSELGETNTASEDLAQARTLFARAIETPGGLKIQTIHSFCSSLLRRFPLEAGVSPQFSEMEDRAASLLRAEIVEDLAKGDLAHLVEPLARHVGGSDFEDLTAALCQRRAEFETKLDWSALLARFDLTDGFDPAALEALVYLGGEAELLSRTRAMLETGGTTDQRAAAKLAGITTPTLGDLATLEDIFLTGAGAAEPFTAKIGKFPTKKLREANVSLMDQLEPLMLRVEDARAKRLALVAARKSHDLHQFAQAFLPEYEARKQQRGWLDFDDLILNARQLLNDPAVAAWVLYRLDGGIDHILVDEAQDTSPVQWDVIEKLAQEFTAGIGARSDVERTIFVVGDKKQSIYSFQGADPDAFDRMQVEFANRLSESGSNLQNAALEFSFRSSAAILRLVDLVFKDSPRAGFHSDALHRAFKSDLPGRVDLWPAVDKTDDDDDSDWTDPVDRPGSRHHTVILAERIAGQIKEMIDSGVTIPEDGPQRGSFQRRPVHAGDFLILVQRRSELFSEIIRACKNAELPIAGADRLKVGAELAVKDIAALLSFLATPEDSLALAEVLKSPLFGWSEQMLFDLAHRRSGKHLWPALRDRRQEFPDTLAVLDDLRDQTDFLRPFDLIERILTRHQGRQKLLGRLGPEAEDGINALLSQALAYERSDIPSLTGFLVWMQTDDLEIKRQMGASGDMIRVMSVHGSKGLEAPIVILPDTAKRNAPSDAEIMVANGTPVWKLPKDQMPELLFSAREAAQEKQQNERLRLLYVALTRAEKWLIVATAGTLSKEGDSWYQRVETAMREGGATACDLPGGEGLRLAHGDWDGLDFVAREVAEKSTSVLPEVFTRPAPGYLPPAQTLKPSDLGGAKALPGDQGLDEEEAMARGSRLHLLLEYLPQTPRADWQTLAKRLLPEAADRQELLSEASAVLENPALASIFAPETLAEVPITAQLGEQRLYGIIDRLIVTPERVLAVDFKSNAQIPESARHCPKGLLRQMAAYGHALSQIYPGRQIETALLWTRTASLMSLPHDLVTDALKEVLEP
- the addB gene encoding double-strand break repair protein AddB, with protein sequence MLFEPQDSPRVFAVPNGVDFPRALAQGLIQRSRSLPPENLARVEVILNTSRMMRRCRALFEEGPALLLPRMRLLTDLAREASLQGLPPALPPLRRRLELSQLIAKLLDAQPDLAARSSLYDLSDSLANLVDEMQSEGVSTEVIRNLDISDMSGHWARAQQFIGIVDQFVDLHSDTVDTQARQRQMVETLIAKWEVDPPQHPVILAGSTGSRGTTHMLMEAIARLPQGAVVLPGFDFEQPPEVWHHLRDALTSEDHPQYRFAKLVADLDMDPGDVQRWSPDQPTSPARNRLVSLALRPAPVTHAWMSEGPRLTELDEACADVTLVEAANPRAEALAIALRLRQAAEDGKTAALISPDRMLTRLVSAALDRWGILPDDSAGLPLQLTPPGRFLRHVAELFCRPLTADALLTLLKHPLTHDGASAAAARGEHLRHTRDFELDLRRNGPPFPDAASFEAFGTDRALTPGWTEWLSQNFADQQVAKTLHLTDWVALLRTRAEAIAAGSQVLAEGECGTLWDKKAGQEARAVFSNLEAEAAYGGAMSARDFADLLSAILSQGEVRDRDAPYGSIMIWGTLEARVQGADLVILGGLNEGSWPEAAKPDPWLNRQLRHQAGLLLPERRIGLSAHDFQQAIAAPEVWLTRAARSDEADTVASRWLNRLTNLLSGLPDQGGKAALDAMRQRGQEWLGWAEALEQPTELPSAPRPSPRPPVASRPRRLTITEIPRLIRDPYAIYAKHVLRLKPLNPLVQEPDALLRGIVVHEIFEVFIRDSLEDPSRLTPENLIETARSLLERDVPWPVARMLWLSRIQRLAGDFILAEQNRQSRGKPLKLEALGEARLQPFDFTIACRADRIDQDDRGFLHLYDYKTGAPPSEAQQKKFEKQLLIEAAMAEEGAFKEIGPAEVARAAFIGLGSTLKEVPAPLQDQPPAKIWEELKQLIGAYFEQDQGYSSRRMVHRDDIAGDYDHLARFGEWDRSAMPEPEDLT